The following proteins are encoded in a genomic region of Oceaniferula marina:
- a CDS encoding NADP-dependent isocitrate dehydrogenase: MSQNTIIYTKTDEAPALATYSFLPIVQAFTQSSGIDVVTKDISLAGRILANFPENLSDDQRIPDALAELGELAKTPEANIIKLPNISASVPQMEAAIAELQAKGYNIPDYADAEERYAKVKGSAVNPVLREGNSDRRAPKAVKEYAKANPHRMGAWSADSQTDVATMESGDFRSNEKSVTVEQTTEVKIVHTAADGTETVLKESTPLLADEILDATVMSKKALLAFLEQQVAVAKEKGILFSLHMKATMMKVSDPIIFGHAVEVFFKELIEKHSEVLDSLGVDFTNGFGDLVNKLASLPAEQQAAIEADLQAVYASQPDLAMVDSDKGITNLHVPSDVIIDASMPAMIRTSGQMWDAEGKTQDALAVIPDSSYAGVYQATIDFCKKNGAFDPTTMGTVPNVGLMAQKAEEYGSHDKTFQIPADGTVRVLNASGETLIEHQVETGDIWRACQTKDAPIQDWVKLAVTRARATNTPAVFWLDESRGHDAELIAKVGQYLGDHDTDGLEILIMSPVEATAYTLERLKKGEDTISVTGNVLRDYLTDLFPILEVGTSAKMLSIVPLMNGGGLFETGAGGSAPKHVQQFTAENHLRWDSLGEFLALAVSFEHLSNTTGNSKAQVLGTTLDDATSKLLLNNKAPSRKVGELDNRGSHFYLALYWAQELAGQSDDAELAASFAPVAQTLSDNEEAIVKELNDAQGCTVDMGGYYSPDDSLSSAAMRPSETFNNILASL; the protein is encoded by the coding sequence ATGAGCCAGAACACCATCATTTACACCAAAACGGACGAGGCCCCTGCCCTCGCCACCTATTCCTTTTTGCCCATCGTCCAGGCATTCACCCAGTCATCTGGTATCGATGTCGTCACCAAGGACATCTCACTCGCAGGACGTATCCTCGCCAATTTCCCTGAAAACCTGAGCGACGACCAACGAATTCCCGATGCGTTGGCGGAACTCGGCGAACTGGCCAAAACTCCCGAGGCCAACATCATCAAACTGCCAAACATCTCAGCCTCAGTGCCACAGATGGAAGCCGCCATTGCGGAACTTCAGGCCAAAGGCTACAACATCCCCGACTACGCCGACGCCGAAGAGCGCTACGCCAAAGTCAAAGGCTCAGCGGTCAACCCCGTGCTGCGCGAAGGAAACTCCGATCGGCGCGCCCCGAAAGCCGTCAAGGAATATGCCAAAGCCAACCCTCACCGCATGGGTGCATGGTCCGCGGACTCCCAGACCGATGTCGCGACCATGGAATCCGGAGATTTTCGTTCCAACGAAAAGTCCGTCACGGTAGAGCAAACCACGGAAGTCAAGATTGTACACACCGCTGCAGACGGAACCGAAACCGTCCTCAAGGAAAGCACTCCCTTGCTGGCCGACGAAATTTTGGATGCCACGGTGATGAGTAAAAAAGCGCTGCTTGCCTTCCTTGAACAACAAGTCGCTGTGGCCAAAGAAAAAGGCATCCTGTTTTCACTGCACATGAAGGCCACCATGATGAAGGTTTCCGACCCCATCATTTTCGGTCACGCCGTTGAAGTGTTTTTCAAAGAGCTGATCGAAAAACACAGCGAGGTGCTCGACTCTCTTGGCGTCGATTTCACCAATGGTTTCGGCGACCTGGTCAACAAACTCGCATCCCTTCCCGCTGAGCAACAAGCGGCTATCGAAGCCGACCTCCAAGCGGTCTATGCATCCCAGCCCGATCTAGCCATGGTCGATTCCGACAAAGGCATCACCAACCTGCATGTGCCGTCCGATGTCATCATTGACGCCTCCATGCCTGCCATGATCCGAACCTCTGGACAAATGTGGGATGCCGAAGGTAAAACCCAGGACGCTCTGGCAGTCATCCCTGACTCATCCTACGCCGGCGTCTATCAGGCGACCATCGACTTCTGCAAGAAAAACGGAGCCTTCGACCCCACCACAATGGGTACGGTCCCCAACGTCGGCCTGATGGCTCAAAAAGCCGAAGAATACGGGTCGCACGACAAAACCTTCCAAATTCCTGCAGATGGAACGGTCCGCGTCCTCAATGCCAGTGGCGAGACCTTGATCGAACATCAGGTCGAGACGGGTGACATCTGGCGCGCCTGCCAAACCAAAGACGCTCCGATCCAAGACTGGGTCAAACTCGCCGTCACCCGTGCCCGCGCCACCAACACCCCTGCCGTATTCTGGCTCGACGAATCCCGCGGCCACGATGCCGAGCTGATTGCCAAGGTTGGCCAGTACCTCGGGGACCACGACACCGACGGTTTGGAAATCCTTATCATGTCCCCGGTGGAAGCCACCGCCTACACCCTCGAGCGACTGAAAAAGGGAGAAGACACCATCTCCGTCACCGGCAACGTCCTGCGCGATTACCTCACCGATTTGTTCCCAATTCTCGAAGTCGGAACTTCTGCCAAGATGCTCTCCATCGTTCCCCTGATGAATGGTGGCGGTTTGTTTGAAACCGGGGCTGGAGGATCCGCCCCCAAACACGTCCAGCAGTTCACCGCAGAAAACCACCTCCGCTGGGACTCTCTCGGTGAGTTTCTTGCCCTCGCCGTTTCTTTCGAGCATCTCTCGAATACAACCGGCAACAGCAAGGCCCAAGTGCTCGGCACCACCTTGGATGATGCTACGTCCAAGCTGCTGCTCAACAACAAAGCACCATCACGTAAAGTCGGCGAACTCGACAACCGTGGATCCCACTTCTACCTGGCACTTTACTGGGCCCAGGAACTGGCGGGACAATCAGATGATGCCGAACTTGCAGCTAGCTTTGCTCCGGTGGCACAAACACTCAGCGACAACGAAGAAGCCATCGTCAAGGAACTCAACGACGCCCAAGGCTGCACGGTCGACATGGGTGGTTACTACAGCCCTGATGATTCTCTCAGCAGCGCCGCCATGCGTCCGAGTGAAACATTCAACAACATCCTGGCAAGTTTGTAA